Proteins encoded within one genomic window of Bacteroidota bacterium:
- a CDS encoding DUF433 domain-containing protein, whose product MERITINPKIAGGRPIIAGSRISVEFILNLLASGVSEDEILQDYSHIIKEDLHACYKYLAHFYKNIDNLNLEVKL is encoded by the coding sequence ATGGAAAGAATTACAATTAATCCGAAAATTGCTGGAGGAAGGCCAATTATTGCTGGTTCAAGAATAAGTGTTGAATTTATTCTCAATTTACTTGCTTCCGGAGTATCGGAAGATGAAATTCTTCAAGACTATTCTCATATTATAAAGGAAGATTTACATGCCTGCTACAAATATTTGGCACATTTTTACAAAAATATTGATAATCTAAATTTGGAGGTTAAGTTATGA
- a CDS encoding TolC family protein — MKIKHGILAVIVILFSALNMQSQTVMKLSLKEAQDYALKNNAQIKNAKLDIVLAKKKVWETTAIGLPHATGTANYSNILEVPEMNFGGYIDWQSIDATMPLTSDMVMDNYVEGEPIQLGTKENVTFDFNVSQLVFSGEYIVGLQASKIYKKLSEQNLQKTEADIKELIINTYYLVLIAEKSKEILESTLTNTEKIAYEIKEMLNVGFVEDTDFDQIELTLSNIKNSLSSLERQVGLTYKLLKMQLGLETEIDIELTDNLDDILSNISYEQLLNEQFFVENNIDYKLITTQENLSNLSLKREKSTFLPSVAAFYNHEEQMNKPEFNFSPPDIFGLNIEVPLLSSGMKLSKVSQAKIELEKVRNTKWQVEQNLILGVEQAKSDLKTNYEEYLNLKQNLELAKKIYEKTLTKYQEGISTSFDLTQVHNQYLTAQSNYFNKMIDLLKANSGLNKLLYKN, encoded by the coding sequence ATGAAGATTAAACATGGCATTTTGGCTGTTATAGTGATACTATTTTCAGCTCTCAATATGCAGTCGCAGACAGTTATGAAACTGTCCTTGAAAGAAGCTCAGGATTATGCCCTTAAAAATAATGCCCAAATAAAAAATGCAAAACTCGATATTGTTTTAGCAAAAAAGAAAGTTTGGGAAACCACTGCAATAGGTTTGCCACATGCCACCGGAACAGCAAATTATTCGAATATTTTGGAAGTCCCGGAAATGAACTTTGGCGGCTATATCGATTGGCAGTCAATAGATGCAACAATGCCATTGACATCAGATATGGTCATGGATAACTATGTTGAAGGAGAGCCAATCCAACTTGGAACAAAAGAAAATGTTACCTTCGATTTTAATGTGTCGCAGTTGGTTTTTAGTGGCGAATATATTGTTGGATTGCAGGCATCGAAAATCTATAAAAAGCTCTCAGAACAAAACCTGCAGAAGACCGAAGCAGATATTAAAGAATTGATAATAAATACATATTACTTGGTTCTAATAGCCGAAAAAAGTAAGGAAATTTTAGAATCGACTCTAACAAATACAGAAAAAATTGCTTATGAAATAAAGGAAATGTTAAATGTTGGTTTTGTGGAAGATACAGATTTTGACCAAATAGAACTCACACTTTCCAACATTAAAAACTCGCTAAGCTCATTAGAACGTCAGGTAGGTTTGACATACAAACTTTTGAAAATGCAATTAGGTTTGGAAACTGAAATTGATATTGAATTAACTGATAATCTTGACGATATTCTTTCAAATATATCGTACGAACAATTATTGAACGAACAATTTTTTGTAGAAAATAATATTGATTACAAATTAATTACAACCCAGGAAAATCTGTCGAACTTGAGTTTGAAAAGAGAAAAATCGACATTTCTTCCAAGTGTAGCAGCTTTTTATAATCACGAAGAACAAATGAACAAACCGGAATTTAATTTTTCGCCACCCGATATTTTTGGATTAAATATCGAAGTTCCCCTTTTGTCGAGCGGCATGAAATTGTCGAAAGTTTCACAAGCAAAAATTGAGCTCGAAAAAGTTAGAAATACAAAATGGCAAGTCGAACAAAATTTAATTCTTGGAGTCGAACAAGCAAAATCTGATTTAAAAACAAACTATGAAGAATATTTAAACTTGAAACAAAATCTGGAACTTGCCAAGAAAATCTATGAAAAAACATTAACCAAATATCAAGAAGGAATTTCAACGAGTTTCGACTTAACACAAGTTCATAATCAATATCTTACAGCACAATCAAATTATTTCAACAAAATGATAGATTTGCTTAAAGCAAATTCCGGTCTAAATAAATTATTATATAAAAATTAA
- a CDS encoding TetR/AcrR family transcriptional regulator codes for MNKDLQNIVSNVRVLYQKYGIKSITMDDVARELGISKKTLYQHIKDKTELVEKVLQADIEERNVFLDNLLEKNLNAIDELFEINKHVNHILQKHNPSTFYDLKKYYPSLLNNLKCNRRERMYEIFLNNIIKGKKQNLFRKEINEQIIVKFYLDRMDNIGRSENFSNQEIISTEVFYELFIYHIHGIANPNGIKLLYEKLKELKTQI; via the coding sequence ATGAATAAGGATTTACAAAATATAGTTTCTAATGTAAGAGTTCTTTATCAGAAATATGGGATAAAAAGTATCACAATGGACGATGTTGCAAGAGAACTTGGAATTTCGAAAAAGACATTGTATCAACACATAAAAGACAAAACTGAGCTTGTTGAAAAAGTTTTGCAGGCTGATATTGAGGAAAGAAATGTGTTTTTAGACAATTTGTTAGAAAAAAATCTAAATGCAATTGACGAATTATTTGAGATAAATAAACATGTAAACCATATTTTGCAAAAGCACAATCCTTCCACTTTCTACGATTTGAAAAAATACTATCCTTCCTTACTGAATAATTTGAAGTGCAACCGACGAGAAAGGATGTACGAAATATTTCTTAATAACATCATAAAAGGGAAAAAGCAAAATCTATTCAGAAAAGAGATAAATGAACAAATAATAGTAAAATTCTATCTCGACCGAATGGATAATATTGGCAGAAGCGAAAATTTTTCCAATCAAGAAATTATTTCTACAGAAGTTTTCTATGAATTATTTATTTATCACATTCATGGAATTGCAAACCCGAATGGAATAAAATTGCTTTACGAAAAACTTAAAGAACTAAAAACCCAAATATAA
- a CDS encoding efflux RND transporter permease subunit — translation MTESQTKKKVIRDFFLTSFALKNKNTIYLLAIVFLIFGLYSYRSLPKELFPEVFFPTILVNTIYPGNPPLDIENLITRPIEKELETVKNVKRLSSTSSQDVSAVIVEFNTNIDINEALVDVKDAVDKAKSELPDDLPADPSVNDIDFSEFPIININLSGDYSLIELKRFADYLQDEIEKIKEISKVNIAGINEREIKINIDPLKTEASKISFQDIEDAIAFENISMSAGELKLNKTHRSIRIIGEFLSVKEIENIIVKHEDGKIVYLRDVAEIVDGYEEPNNFARLNRQAVVSLQVVKKSGENLLDATDQIFEILDQARKSHSIPENLSIVLTNDQSVMIRKQLSNLENSMILGIIFVIIVLYIFLGTRNAMLVGSAIPMSMLISFVILNFLGYRINMIILFGLILALGMLVDNAIVVVENIYRYIDRGYSKFEAARQAAGEIAIAIITSTATTLAAFFPLIFWDSLMGEFMKYLPITLIIVLTSSLFVALVIIPVFASSLVKKDAHKEPPNRKRSLIISAITFVLCILFYLAQSNILGTLFGIATIIGLFNLFILNKLGRWFQEVFLLRLENLYEQFIHFVLRKNNPYYFIFGTFMLLIFTIMFLGARSPKVLFFPENDPEYVNILAELPIGMDVTASDSVAMIIEEHVERVLKKNEKIVKSVLTTVGLGAKAESDYFNFSETPNQFLLTVTFVDYEDRGGVLTSDIMKELSDELIGEYANIQFSIEKNSNGPPTGKPINLEISGKDFQQLLYLSDTVQQIINHAEIEGIEGLKIDLDVGMPEMLIHIDREKSRRFGLSTGMIASTIRTALFGKEVSDFKVGEDEYPIVLRLKEKYRNDISSLMNMKVTFRSQSSGKIIQIPVSAVATFSYNTTYGAVKRKDLNRMITIYSNIIEGYNATEINNQLKPILAQFPFPEGYDYQFTGEQEEQEESMAFLLRVLLIAVSLIAIILVSQFNSVVKPFIIIMSVVLSTIGVLGGIATFKMDFIVIMTGIGIVSLAGVVVNNAIVLIDYINLTKMRKKKDLGLKKEHDLKISDSLECIVFAGKIRLRPVLLTAITTILGLLPMAIGINIDFVSFLNNLDPKIYLGGDMTSFWGAFSWTVIFGLSFATFLTLIIVPSMYHVLYIGKSKIWGLNEKAFELKTQIEN, via the coding sequence ATTACTGAATCACAAACAAAGAAAAAAGTAATCAGAGATTTTTTTCTAACTTCATTTGCATTAAAAAATAAAAATACGATTTATTTATTAGCAATAGTTTTCCTAATTTTTGGCTTATATTCATATCGCTCGTTGCCAAAAGAACTATTTCCAGAAGTATTTTTTCCTACAATTCTTGTAAATACGATCTATCCCGGAAATCCACCTTTAGATATCGAAAACCTAATAACCAGACCAATCGAAAAAGAGCTGGAAACTGTAAAAAATGTAAAAAGGTTAAGTTCTACATCTTCACAAGACGTGTCGGCAGTGATAGTGGAATTTAATACAAATATCGACATCAACGAAGCTCTGGTAGATGTGAAAGATGCTGTGGACAAAGCAAAAAGCGAGTTGCCAGACGATCTGCCGGCAGACCCTTCAGTGAACGACATAGATTTCTCGGAATTTCCAATTATAAATATTAATCTTTCAGGAGATTACAGCCTGATTGAGCTAAAACGATTTGCCGATTATCTGCAAGATGAAATCGAAAAAATAAAAGAAATATCGAAAGTTAATATTGCTGGAATTAACGAAAGAGAAATTAAGATAAATATTGATCCGCTCAAAACTGAAGCAAGTAAAATTAGCTTTCAGGACATTGAAGATGCAATAGCTTTCGAAAATATTTCTATGTCGGCCGGAGAGCTAAAATTAAATAAAACCCATCGTTCAATCCGAATAATTGGCGAATTTTTATCCGTAAAAGAGATAGAAAATATTATAGTAAAACACGAGGATGGTAAAATTGTATATTTAAGGGATGTTGCAGAAATAGTTGATGGTTACGAAGAACCGAACAATTTTGCCAGACTAAACAGGCAAGCAGTGGTTTCTTTGCAAGTGGTGAAAAAAAGCGGTGAAAATTTGCTTGATGCAACCGATCAGATTTTCGAAATACTTGATCAGGCAAGAAAAAGTCACAGTATTCCCGAAAATTTGTCGATAGTTTTAACCAACGATCAATCAGTAATGATTCGTAAACAACTTTCGAATTTAGAAAACTCAATGATACTCGGAATCATTTTCGTTATTATTGTTCTCTACATTTTTCTTGGAACGCGAAATGCAATGCTGGTAGGTTCGGCAATTCCAATGTCGATGCTCATTTCTTTTGTTATACTCAACTTTCTTGGCTATCGGATTAATATGATAATTCTTTTTGGATTAATCCTTGCACTCGGAATGCTCGTAGATAACGCAATTGTGGTGGTCGAAAATATTTATAGGTATATCGACCGTGGATATTCTAAATTCGAAGCAGCACGACAAGCCGCCGGAGAAATTGCAATCGCAATAATTACCTCAACGGCAACAACACTTGCTGCATTTTTCCCATTAATTTTTTGGGATAGCCTCATGGGAGAATTTATGAAATATCTGCCAATAACATTGATAATTGTACTTACCTCATCATTGTTTGTTGCTTTAGTAATAATTCCTGTTTTTGCTTCATCCTTAGTAAAAAAAGATGCACACAAAGAGCCTCCAAACAGAAAAAGATCGCTCATAATTTCGGCAATAACATTTGTCCTTTGTATTTTGTTCTATCTTGCGCAAAGCAATATTCTTGGCACTCTTTTCGGAATTGCAACAATTATTGGCTTGTTTAATCTATTCATTTTAAATAAATTAGGCAGATGGTTTCAAGAAGTTTTTCTATTGAGACTCGAAAACTTATACGAACAATTCATCCATTTTGTGTTACGAAAGAATAATCCATACTATTTTATTTTTGGGACTTTCATGCTTCTAATTTTCACAATCATGTTTCTTGGTGCACGTTCACCTAAAGTTTTATTCTTCCCCGAAAACGATCCTGAATACGTTAATATTCTTGCCGAACTACCTATTGGAATGGATGTTACGGCTTCGGATTCTGTTGCAATGATAATTGAAGAACATGTTGAGAGAGTTTTGAAGAAAAATGAGAAAATCGTTAAATCAGTTTTGACAACCGTAGGTCTTGGTGCAAAAGCAGAATCAGATTATTTCAACTTTTCGGAAACACCAAACCAGTTTCTATTGACTGTAACTTTTGTCGATTACGAAGACCGTGGCGGTGTTTTAACAAGCGATATTATGAAAGAACTAAGCGACGAATTGATTGGTGAATACGCAAACATACAATTTTCGATAGAAAAAAATTCAAATGGACCTCCTACCGGCAAACCAATAAATTTAGAAATTAGTGGTAAAGATTTTCAACAATTATTATATCTAAGCGATACCGTTCAGCAAATAATAAATCATGCTGAAATTGAAGGAATCGAAGGTCTAAAAATTGATTTGGATGTTGGTATGCCCGAGATGCTAATTCATATAGACAGAGAAAAATCAAGGCGTTTCGGACTATCAACCGGTATGATTGCCTCAACCATCAGAACAGCTCTTTTTGGTAAAGAAGTTTCAGATTTCAAAGTTGGCGAAGACGAATATCCAATTGTATTAAGGCTTAAAGAAAAATACAGAAACGACATTTCTTCCTTGATGAATATGAAGGTTACTTTTAGAAGCCAATCGAGCGGAAAAATCATTCAGATACCTGTTTCAGCAGTAGCAACATTTTCGTATAATACTACCTACGGTGCTGTGAAAAGAAAAGATTTGAACCGAATGATTACGATTTATTCAAATATAATTGAAGGATATAATGCCACAGAAATTAACAATCAATTGAAACCAATTCTGGCACAATTCCCATTCCCTGAAGGTTATGATTATCAATTTACGGGCGAGCAAGAAGAGCAAGAAGAATCAATGGCTTTTTTATTGCGGGTATTGCTTATTGCAGTCTCGCTAATTGCAATTATTTTAGTATCTCAATTCAATTCGGTTGTTAAACCATTTATCATAATTATGAGTGTGGTACTTAGTACAATAGGTGTTCTTGGCGGAATTGCAACATTCAAAATGGATTTTATTGTAATAATGACAGGAATTGGAATAGTTTCATTAGCCGGTGTGGTTGTAAATAATGCAATAGTTTTGATAGACTATATCAATTTAACAAAAATGCGGAAGAAGAAGGACTTAGGCCTGAAAAAAGAACATGATTTGAAAATTTCCGATTCTTTAGAATGTATTGTTTTTGCCGGGAAAATCAGACTACGACCCGTTCTACTAACTGCAATAACTACGATTCTCGGATTGCTGCCGATGGCAATTGGAATAAATATTGATTTTGTTTCCTTTCTAAACAACTTAGATCCAAAAATTTATCTTGGTGGAGATATGACAAGTTTTTGGGGAGCCTTTTCCTGGACAGTGATATTCGGATTATCCTTTGCTACATTCCTCACACTCATAATTGTTCCGTCAATGTATCATGTTTTGTATATTGGGAAAAGCAAAATTTGGGGATTAAATGAGAAAGCTTTTGAATTGAAAACTCAAATTGAAAACTAA
- a CDS encoding NgoFVII family restriction endonuclease, translating into MSTKFFTNEAENTLINKIEGIFKHRNIHFFDALVGYFRASGYFRIRKFIEKASEIRILVGINIDNLINEASQQGLLFDPNAEKAQNEFFKEIKKSIQEAEYDKEVEEGMLQLISDIVTGKLKIKVHPKQNIHAKIYIFKEQEKHNHGYGSVITGSSNLTDAGLSRNFEFNIELRDNTDIDFASETFEKLWGESIPIEEDYIEKLQKETYLNDTYTPYEVYLKFLVEYFGKSIEFDPNSITDLPRGFKRLSYQIDAVNDGFTKIMKHDGFILADVVGLGKTVVATIIAKKYFYSNGFPSHRSRTLIIVPPALKENWAETTDKFRLDNVKIITNGSLHKIRDARKYDLIIVDEAHKFRSDTATMYNELQKICKTSTRRILPDGRTVQKKVMLVSATPLNNKPEDIANLVYLFQDSKNSTLEIGNLQHFFRIQIDAYKKLKKEPDIKVVQQGVKRIYERIRTKVIEPLIVRRTRTDLMAHDLYSKDLEKQGIKFPKVGAPKKILYQLEPHLDTIYDKTMFVLSHPTQGLTYNRYQAIAFLKPHKKAKYKQADMISSQLAKIMKTLLVKRIDSSFYAFKKSLYRFMMATKAMVTMFENGKIYIAPNLPVSDFINEGKEEELLELIIEKSIEDPTIDICEPDDFEYDFLPGLKNDYELLKSLNKEWQKIDDDPKLEVFADYLITILLKKKINPTSKLIVFSESKETTEYLYRELPKYIDENILMVDSKSRKEKMPIIRSNFDANILKSEQKNNFNIVISTEVLAEGINLHRANVIVNYDTPWNSTRLMQRIGRVNRIGSIAKEVHVYNFYPTAKVNSDIELEKKAIMKLQAFHAALGEDSQIYSPDEEIETFGLFDHELEEEKDEKLAYLMMIRDIKEKDPTFFKQIKNMPLRARVGRKNSDLNNSTISFVKDAKRDAFIYVNSKDEIEELTFLETIKKFEADANEKGIPLHSKHHEQVKTAIKLFSEKLEEEKAKDKKVDVTQGPNEKRAISYLDAMINLPFTNDAETELIITAKEAIRKGRFQNLQRDINKLKRAVGKSPLKPVIILERIIGILKSYPLVNEEIDEVEQVKVVTSKILNPEIIITESYT; encoded by the coding sequence ATGAGCACTAAATTTTTTACAAACGAAGCAGAGAATACCTTAATCAATAAAATTGAGGGAATATTCAAACATAGAAATATTCATTTCTTTGATGCTTTAGTTGGATATTTTCGTGCTTCTGGCTATTTCAGGATTAGAAAATTCATTGAGAAGGCATCTGAAATAAGAATACTTGTTGGAATAAACATTGACAATCTAATTAATGAAGCCTCACAACAAGGATTACTATTTGATCCAAATGCTGAGAAAGCACAAAATGAATTCTTCAAGGAAATAAAAAAGAGTATTCAAGAAGCCGAATATGATAAAGAAGTTGAAGAAGGAATGCTTCAATTGATTTCAGATATCGTTACAGGAAAACTAAAAATTAAGGTTCATCCTAAACAAAATATTCACGCTAAAATTTACATCTTCAAAGAACAAGAAAAACACAACCACGGATATGGTTCTGTAATTACTGGTTCAAGCAATTTAACAGATGCTGGACTTTCAAGAAATTTTGAATTTAATATAGAACTTAGGGATAATACCGACATTGATTTTGCTTCTGAAACATTTGAGAAATTATGGGGAGAATCAATTCCAATAGAGGAAGATTATATTGAGAAGTTACAAAAAGAAACATATCTAAATGACACATACACACCTTATGAAGTTTATTTAAAATTCCTGGTTGAGTACTTTGGAAAAAGTATAGAATTTGACCCAAACTCAATAACCGATTTACCGAGAGGATTTAAAAGGCTTTCATATCAAATAGATGCTGTTAATGATGGCTTTACCAAAATAATGAAACACGATGGTTTTATTTTGGCTGATGTTGTTGGACTCGGGAAAACAGTTGTAGCAACAATAATTGCTAAAAAATATTTCTATTCAAATGGTTTTCCATCACATCGCTCACGTACCCTAATTATTGTGCCGCCTGCTTTAAAAGAAAATTGGGCTGAAACAACCGACAAATTCAGATTAGATAATGTAAAAATTATTACAAACGGAAGTTTGCATAAAATTAGAGATGCAAGAAAATATGATTTAATAATTGTTGATGAGGCACATAAATTTCGTTCTGATACAGCAACAATGTATAATGAATTACAGAAAATATGTAAAACATCAACTCGTAGAATACTTCCTGATGGTAGAACTGTTCAAAAAAAAGTAATGCTTGTTTCAGCGACACCTCTGAATAACAAACCTGAAGATATTGCGAATTTAGTTTATCTGTTTCAAGACAGTAAAAACTCTACACTTGAAATTGGGAACTTGCAACATTTTTTCAGAATTCAAATTGATGCGTATAAAAAACTAAAAAAAGAGCCGGACATAAAAGTTGTTCAACAAGGAGTTAAGCGGATTTATGAAAGAATTAGAACAAAGGTTATTGAACCATTAATTGTGCGAAGAACACGAACCGATTTAATGGCTCACGATTTATATTCTAAAGATTTAGAAAAGCAAGGCATTAAGTTTCCAAAAGTAGGAGCACCAAAAAAGATACTTTATCAATTAGAGCCACATCTTGATACCATTTATGATAAAACAATGTTTGTATTAAGCCATCCAACACAAGGCTTAACTTACAACAGATACCAAGCAATTGCTTTTCTGAAACCACATAAAAAAGCAAAGTATAAACAAGCCGATATGATTTCCAGTCAGTTGGCAAAAATTATGAAAACATTACTTGTTAAAAGAATTGACAGTAGTTTTTATGCTTTTAAGAAATCCTTGTATCGCTTTATGATGGCTACTAAAGCAATGGTTACAATGTTTGAAAATGGCAAGATTTATATTGCACCAAACTTACCAGTATCGGACTTTATTAATGAAGGAAAAGAGGAAGAATTATTAGAATTGATAATTGAGAAATCGATAGAAGACCCAACAATAGATATTTGTGAGCCTGATGATTTTGAATACGACTTCTTACCAGGACTTAAAAATGATTACGAATTATTAAAATCGTTAAATAAAGAATGGCAAAAAATAGATGACGACCCTAAATTGGAAGTCTTTGCTGACTATTTGATAACCATACTTCTAAAGAAGAAAATTAATCCAACCTCAAAATTGATAGTTTTTTCTGAAAGCAAAGAAACTACAGAATATTTATATCGTGAATTACCAAAATATATTGATGAAAACATATTGATGGTGGATAGTAAATCACGAAAAGAAAAAATGCCAATAATCAGAAGTAATTTTGATGCTAATATTCTAAAATCGGAGCAAAAAAATAATTTCAACATTGTTATCTCAACAGAAGTTCTGGCAGAGGGAATTAACTTACATAGAGCAAATGTGATTGTCAACTATGATACACCTTGGAATTCAACCCGATTGATGCAAAGAATTGGTCGGGTAAATAGAATTGGTTCAATTGCAAAAGAAGTACACGTTTATAATTTCTACCCAACAGCAAAGGTTAATAGTGATATTGAATTGGAGAAAAAAGCAATAATGAAGTTACAGGCTTTTCACGCTGCACTTGGAGAAGATAGTCAAATATATTCGCCAGATGAGGAGATAGAAACTTTTGGACTTTTTGACCACGAATTAGAAGAGGAAAAAGATGAGAAGTTGGCTTATTTAATGATGATAAGGGACATTAAAGAAAAAGACCCAACATTTTTCAAACAAATAAAAAATATGCCTTTACGGGCAAGAGTCGGAAGAAAAAACAGCGACTTAAATAATAGCACTATCAGTTTTGTTAAAGATGCAAAAAGAGATGCCTTTATTTATGTGAATTCAAAAGATGAAATTGAAGAATTAACCTTTCTTGAAACAATAAAGAAATTTGAAGCCGATGCAAACGAAAAAGGAATACCCTTACATTCCAAACATCACGAACAAGTAAAAACAGCAATTAAACTGTTTTCGGAAAAACTTGAAGAGGAAAAAGCAAAAGATAAAAAAGTTGATGTTACGCAAGGACCAAACGAAAAACGTGCAATTTCTTACCTGGATGCAATGATTAATCTGCCTTTTACAAACGATGCAGAGACAGAATTGATAATTACTGCAAAAGAAGCCATTCGGAAAGGTAGATTTCAAAATTTACAACGTGATATTAACAAACTAAAAAGAGCAGTTGGTAAAAGTCCTTTAAAGCCGGTAATAATACTGGAAAGAATAATTGGCATATTGAAAAGTTATCCACTGGTAAACGAGGAAATTGATGAAGTGGAACAAGTAAAAGTTGTTACTTCAAAAATATTGAATCCTGAGATTATAATAACAGAAAGTTACACATAA
- a CDS encoding efflux RND transporter periplasmic adaptor subunit, which translates to MKLQNRVFAFFKNIANLKILIIGFMFLLSCSNPAITEESINQEMSKNKKEIAELNAKNHELKGQLKEIKGADNQEHIQKVVSKTVVSEKFEHFFEASGSVEAVKQAFISPEINGQINKIYVVEGQKVKKGQSLAKLNTSVTDNTIKEIESSLELASLLYKKQKQLWDKKIGSEIDFLNAKNNKISLENKLSTLRAQKNMALITSPINGTIEMISLKEGELAVPGMQFMLIVNLESVYINADISEAYISKIKEGDSVLLKISAYPEMTIYTDIYRIGNVISTQNRTFKTQLLIKNKNNLLKPNLTTVLKLNDYENNNALVVPSIILKQDMKGTYLYVAEKTNNGSFAKKVYVEPGMSENDNTIISKGLSEGNKVIVKGYNLIADGDKVNPSN; encoded by the coding sequence ATGAAATTACAAAATAGAGTTTTTGCTTTTTTTAAAAATATAGCGAATTTAAAAATCTTAATAATTGGTTTTATGTTTCTTCTTTCGTGTAGCAATCCAGCAATCACAGAAGAATCCATAAATCAGGAAATGTCAAAAAACAAAAAAGAGATTGCCGAACTTAATGCAAAAAATCACGAATTGAAAGGCCAATTAAAAGAAATCAAAGGAGCGGACAATCAAGAACATATTCAAAAAGTTGTTAGTAAAACTGTTGTATCTGAAAAGTTTGAACACTTTTTTGAGGCAAGCGGTAGTGTCGAAGCTGTAAAACAAGCATTTATAAGTCCCGAAATTAATGGCCAGATAAATAAAATTTATGTAGTTGAAGGACAAAAAGTAAAAAAAGGTCAATCGCTTGCTAAGCTAAATACCAGTGTTACAGACAATACAATAAAAGAAATCGAATCTTCATTAGAATTGGCAAGTCTGTTGTACAAAAAGCAAAAGCAGCTTTGGGATAAAAAAATTGGCTCCGAAATAGATTTTTTGAATGCAAAAAACAACAAAATTTCCCTCGAAAATAAGCTCAGTACTTTAAGAGCACAAAAAAACATGGCATTGATTACTTCACCCATCAACGGAACAATTGAAATGATATCTTTAAAGGAAGGAGAATTGGCTGTTCCCGGAATGCAATTTATGCTAATCGTAAATTTGGAATCGGTATATATTAATGCAGATATTTCTGAGGCATATATTTCAAAAATTAAGGAAGGAGATTCTGTTCTGCTTAAAATATCAGCCTACCCGGAAATGACAATTTATACTGATATTTATAGAATTGGAAATGTAATTAGTACTCAAAACCGAACTTTCAAAACACAATTATTAATAAAAAACAAAAATAATTTACTAAAACCAAATCTTACAACTGTATTAAAACTAAATGATTATGAAAACAATAATGCTCTTGTTGTTCCTTCTATAATTTTAAAACAAGATATGAAAGGAACATACCTCTATGTGGCCGAGAAGACTAACAACGGTAGCTTTGCGAAAAAAGTTTATGTTGAACCCGGAATGTCGGAAAACGACAATACAATTATTTCAAAAGGACTATCCGAAGGGAATAAGGTTATTGTCAAAGGTTATAATCTTATTGCCGATGGCGATAAAGTAAATCCGTCAAATTAA
- a CDS encoding helix-turn-helix transcriptional regulator, translated as MKTFGEYIRKSREDIGLPLRKVAAALDIDTSILSKIERNERRATTEMIPILAETLDKAEKEIEIQFIQSAIITDLGELNYLKDGLKEILKTI; from the coding sequence ATGAAAACGTTTGGAGAATACATACGGAAATCAAGAGAGGACATAGGATTACCTCTGAGAAAAGTTGCAGCGGCACTTGATATTGATACCTCAATATTGAGTAAAATTGAGAGAAACGAAAGACGTGCAACAACTGAAATGATTCCAATTTTAGCAGAAACTTTGGATAAAGCAGAAAAAGAGATTGAAATACAGTTTATACAATCAGCAATAATTACGGACTTGGGAGAACTTAATTATTTGAAAGATGGACTAAAAGAAATATTGAAAACCATATGA
- a CDS encoding DUF5615 family PIN-like protein: MIFKKIKLLTDENISPVVVNFLRLQNIDVLDVKENNWIGKTDEELIKTAYLGNRFVLTHDEDFGKSDIFEGISYYGIIYIKLKNIQATNVIKVYSQLLNLKTDILSNSLVIIEDTKLRIRNNYQ; encoded by the coding sequence ATGATATTTAAAAAGATAAAATTACTTACCGATGAAAATATTTCTCCTGTAGTAGTCAATTTTCTTCGACTACAAAACATAGATGTACTTGACGTAAAAGAAAACAATTGGATTGGAAAAACCGACGAAGAGCTTATTAAAACTGCATATTTAGGAAACCGGTTTGTTTTGACCCACGACGAAGACTTTGGGAAGTCAGATATTTTTGAAGGGATTAGTTATTATGGAATTATCTATATTAAGCTAAAAAACATTCAAGCAACAAATGTAATAAAAGTTTATAGTCAGCTATTAAATCTGAAAACAGATATTTTATCAAATTCTTTAGTGATAATAGAAGACACAAAGCTGAGAATTCGGAATAATTACCAATAA